The Amycolatopsis mongoliensis genome includes a window with the following:
- a CDS encoding alpha/beta hydrolase: protein MKVVDGYSGTRRPSTTARYATPPPLRRGPVLVTAAFAALGGALIPAASLAALWRVWQFYAMLFGLFAAVEFVAFVAVLGWPTRKTARAGALVAAAGLALWVASRPLGLLTRFDPWQPADTVVGFTDYAAAALQVVAVFGFLVVARRRAHPRPSAPRRVSAWIVLFPVLLLVLATGTAGTVAAGDNITGSTATALLDGSTVEYCRPDGIPLVMDLARPRPDARAAPVALFLHGGGLVVGNRKPAGPGALLAGSRLVPLRDALTARGFAVAAIDYRLAPAARWPAPLTDARCAVRFLEANAAALNLDPARITAVGTGTGGTLASLLGVAREPESPVRAVAALDAPADFDFAGQDPLTRAAILLALGRSPATLREASPLTYPAAGAPPFLIEGGRKSAEFAVHLREAGVPVTTGAGDPAAVAGFLAAATGAPG, encoded by the coding sequence ATGAAGGTCGTCGACGGGTACTCCGGCACGCGCCGCCCGTCGACGACCGCGCGCTACGCCACGCCACCGCCGCTGCGCCGCGGTCCGGTGCTGGTCACGGCCGCTTTCGCCGCCCTCGGCGGCGCCCTGATCCCGGCCGCCTCGCTCGCCGCGCTCTGGCGGGTCTGGCAGTTCTACGCGATGTTGTTCGGCCTGTTCGCCGCCGTCGAGTTCGTCGCCTTCGTCGCGGTGCTCGGGTGGCCGACCCGCAAGACCGCCCGGGCCGGCGCGCTCGTCGCGGCCGCCGGTCTCGCGCTGTGGGTGGCGAGCCGGCCGCTCGGGCTGCTGACCCGGTTCGACCCCTGGCAGCCCGCGGACACCGTCGTCGGCTTCACCGACTACGCCGCGGCCGCGCTGCAGGTCGTCGCCGTCTTCGGCTTCCTGGTCGTGGCACGGCGGCGGGCCCACCCGCGGCCGTCGGCGCCGCGACGCGTGTCGGCGTGGATCGTGCTGTTCCCCGTGCTGCTGCTGGTGCTCGCGACCGGCACGGCGGGGACGGTCGCGGCCGGCGACAACATCACCGGCTCGACGGCCACGGCACTGCTCGACGGCAGCACCGTCGAATACTGCCGCCCGGACGGGATCCCCCTGGTCATGGACCTCGCCCGCCCGCGCCCGGACGCCCGGGCCGCCCCGGTGGCGCTCTTCCTGCACGGGGGTGGGCTCGTCGTCGGCAACCGCAAGCCGGCCGGCCCGGGCGCGCTGCTCGCCGGATCGCGGCTCGTCCCGCTGCGCGACGCGCTGACGGCGCGGGGGTTCGCGGTCGCCGCGATCGACTACCGCCTCGCGCCCGCGGCGCGCTGGCCGGCGCCGCTGACGGACGCGAGGTGCGCGGTCCGGTTCCTCGAGGCCAACGCGGCGGCGCTGAACCTCGACCCGGCGCGGATCACGGCCGTGGGCACGGGAACGGGCGGCACGCTGGCGTCGCTGCTCGGCGTGGCCAGGGAGCCGGAGAGCCCGGTCCGCGCGGTGGCGGCACTGGACGCTCCGGCCGATTTCGACTTCGCCGGCCAGGACCCGCTCACCCGGGCGGCGATCCTCCTGGCGCTGGGCCGCTCCCCGGCGACGCTGCGCGAGGCGAGCCCGCTGACGTACCCGGCCGCGGGCGCACCACCGTTCCTGATCGAGGGCGGCCGCAAGTCGGCGGAGTTCGCGGTCCACCTGCGCGAGGCGGGCGTCCCGGTGACGACCGGCGCCGGTGATCCGGCGGCGGTGGCGGGCTTCCTGGCTGCCGCCACCGGCGCGCCGGGCTGA
- a CDS encoding LLM class F420-dependent oxidoreductase: MELGFHLPIFDIDGGTTAIAGELARVGEAAEEAGATWLSFMDHYFQIEPTGRPAESNMLEGYTTLGFLAAHTSRIDLGLLVTGVTYRHPGLLAKIVTTLDVLSGGRAVLGVGAAWFEREHRGMGVPFPPIAERFERLEETLRICGQMWDPENNGPFEGKHYQLAETLCSPQPINRPRVLIGGGGERKTLRLVAQYGDACNLFASSPEDVAHKLDVLRRHCDDAGRDYDEIRKTVLANNPRPAPETRDEFVRAMADYAKLGVHTAIITPTTGSPAAWIEGMAPAVPQLADLG; encoded by the coding sequence ATGGAGCTCGGTTTTCACCTCCCCATCTTCGACATCGACGGCGGGACCACCGCCATCGCCGGCGAGCTCGCCCGGGTGGGCGAAGCGGCGGAGGAGGCCGGGGCGACCTGGCTGTCCTTCATGGACCACTACTTCCAGATCGAGCCGACCGGCCGGCCCGCCGAGTCGAACATGCTGGAGGGCTACACCACGCTCGGCTTCCTCGCCGCGCACACGTCCCGGATCGACCTCGGCCTGCTGGTCACCGGTGTGACCTACCGACACCCCGGCCTGCTCGCGAAGATCGTCACCACCCTCGACGTCCTCTCGGGCGGCCGGGCCGTGCTGGGTGTCGGCGCCGCCTGGTTCGAGCGCGAGCACCGGGGGATGGGCGTGCCGTTCCCGCCGATCGCCGAGCGGTTCGAACGGCTGGAGGAGACGCTGCGCATCTGCGGGCAGATGTGGGACCCGGAGAACAACGGCCCGTTCGAGGGCAAGCACTACCAGCTCGCCGAGACGCTCTGCTCGCCCCAGCCGATCAACCGGCCGAGGGTGCTCATCGGCGGCGGCGGGGAGCGCAAGACGCTGCGGCTCGTCGCGCAGTACGGCGACGCGTGCAACCTCTTCGCCTCCTCGCCGGAGGACGTCGCGCACAAGCTGGACGTGCTGCGCCGCCACTGCGACGACGCCGGCCGCGACTACGACGAGATCCGCAAGACGGTCCTGGCCAACAACCCGCGCCCGGCACCGGAGACCCGCGACGAGTTCGTCCGCGCCATGGCGGACTACGCGAAGCTCGGTGTGCACACGGCGATCATCACGCCGACCACCGGCTCGCCGGCCGCGTGGATCGAGGGCATGGCCCCGGCCGTGCCGCAGCTGGCCGACCTCGGCTAA
- a CDS encoding alpha/beta fold hydrolase, producing MPARELDVETRYGPTRVRASGEAGPPVVLLPGGVGTSLSWYPHVAELAGVSTGGRHALALATRAPSRVAAVVAIEPSGFAVIGSAFLWWSLREIVRWFDPRPGAAVRRTLRPLLFGALKRTARGGCPGPAAARRAQRDPPRA from the coding sequence GTGCCGGCCCGGGAGCTGGACGTCGAGACGCGCTACGGGCCGACACGCGTGCGCGCCAGCGGCGAAGCGGGGCCGCCGGTCGTGCTGCTGCCGGGCGGCGTGGGCACGTCGTTGTCGTGGTACCCGCACGTCGCCGAGCTGGCCGGCGTCTCCACCGGCGGACGGCACGCGCTCGCCCTCGCGACGCGAGCGCCGTCCCGGGTGGCCGCGGTGGTCGCGATCGAGCCGTCCGGGTTCGCGGTGATCGGCTCCGCCTTCCTCTGGTGGAGCCTGCGCGAAATCGTGCGCTGGTTCGATCCCCGCCCGGGCGCGGCGGTGCGGCGCACCCTCCGTCCGCTGCTGTTCGGCGCGCTCAAGCGAACTGCGCGCGGTGGGTGTCCCGGTCCGGCTGCTGCTCGCCGAGCACAGCGTGATCCACCCCGCGCGTGA